Within the Mugil cephalus isolate CIBA_MC_2020 chromosome 1, CIBA_Mcephalus_1.1, whole genome shotgun sequence genome, the region TCCTTTCTCAATCTCAATGTTTGGCACCAATAACAAAACAATTGTTTGTGTAAACTACAACTAGCAACATGAAGAATACCAACAGTATTTTTAAAGCTGAGAATGTGATTCTTTTGCAATGGAAATAATGAGAGCATGTGATGTCTTTATTTAGTATGTGTTCAGTATGTTGTGAATACAATCATTTGAATATCACTTACTATTTTATGATATAGTCTGTAACAACACTCACTGCCCTAACAGTATGTATAGTATGTAGCTAGTGACAAACAAGAGGGtaagcaacacaaacaccccGCCTCTTTACTTTAAAAGCTCACCCTTCCTGGGTTCACTACATTTACGGACATTGCAGAGCTCCAGTCATACTCACAACCATGAACTTCCCCCTGATAACAGCTTTTAGTCTCTGCAGCCTCTGTAAGTACTGACTTTAATTGTTTCTAACGTCACTCCTCAAAGTATTGTTGTATGGTTAGTCTGTCATCATTTAACACATTCACTTGCTACTTgactttcttcattttattcacctcatgtcactttaaaacaagtaactctgttgtttctctgttggtttcaggctggttcTCTGTCTCAGGTTCTGAGGTTCAGACTATGGACGTCCAGTTGGGTCAAGACGTCACACTCACCTGCTCCAATGTTAACCAGTATGTTACTTTGATAATCTGGTTCAGAGTGGTCGACCGAACGTCAGATGGTTTTATCTGTACTACGGACCCATCTggcaaaattaaaacaacaagtGCTCGATTCCGAAATGAAACGTATGTCACAAGCTCCAGCAACTCCTCCGTCTTTCTCAAAATCAAGTCAGTGAATTCATCAGACTCTGGGTTGTATGTCTGTGGAATTATCAGAGATGGAAATCTACTTTTTAGtaggacacatttaaatattcatggtAAGTGTCTTTACCGTTATTGgtccattttgtttttagtcaAGTCATTTCTACTGATAATACTTTGATGTCGTCTTTGCATAGattaaatcataaaaaataaaatcaagaatgaaattatttttatttacttaaaagGCGCTGATGAGTCTGATGGTAACATGGACAACAATTGTCAAAGTAACAATTtcctaaatgtgtgtgtcaacTTAAATCTCTAAAGTGAAAATAGAGACTAACTTTCTTACTGTTAttgatatattttgtttgtcaagtcattttctgtttatattaCAAAGAGATGCTTTGATGTaaatcatcaaaaaataaaatcaagagtaaaattatttgtatttatttaaaaggcacTGATGAGCTTGATGGTAGCATGGACAGCAAATGTAAACGTAAGAATTTCCTTcatatttttctccattttaattTTAGCGTAAACTCAAATCTCTAAAGTGAAAACAGAGACTAACTTTCTTTCTTGTAACTTATCTTTGTCCTAAAGAGTCTGATGAAATAGTAAAGCTGGTGAGTGTGGCCCTGGGTGGACTGACTGTTGTCCTTGTAATGGTCATCATTGGTCTGGTTGTTCAAAACATGAAGCTTAAAAAAGGTACTAAGACTTCATTTTATGTTACACAGTGAACCCTCGCTATAACGCGGTTCACCTTTCGCGGCTTCGCTGTTTCGCGGATCTTtttagtgcagttttttttttttttttaacagtgcatTTTACAGTGCATTGTGTCAAAAAGCAGAtcaatacaccaatacacaaggctcgtgtgtacattttaaagtttaaatgaagtctctaggtgacagtatgcctgatcagtagacctttaaaaaactgtttgttgcgtgttttttttcagccgtcccattcattttcaatggaaaaaTGAATGGAACTTACGTCGCGAAAAATTTGTACTTTGGAAAGAGAAGTAATAGCATACCGATCCCGATCGAACCGCACATTTTGATACAAAACTTGTCagttaagggacgaaaaaagggaggaagatgaaaaataaaaataattaaaaagaagaagcagcaagCGGGataacattagaaaaaaaaacataaagctgaCTACTTCATGGATTTCGCTTATCGCGGGTTCtttttgtaatgtaaataaccaaatgttttgtttctgtcactcaGATCAAGAAGAACAGAATCCAGAGCAAAGTCAGGTGTGTCCAATTTTAACCTTCACCCAAATCAGCCTCTATAGGTTTGGCTTGTCTGCGGTACATtggtatgtacagtatgtactgcGTATGCAGAAATATACTTGTACTTATATGGGCCATATACAAACAAGAAATTGCAGCTTATCCACTGAAGAGCAGTAACATGAATAACTGTAAAATGTCTTTCTCAACATTACCTGGGACTAtactgtgactgtaaatgttCTTTTCACAGAAACGTGGCTCTGACGACCTGAACTACGCTGCAGTGACTTTTCAAAAGAGAGCAAAAAGAAGAGAACCAGAGCCAAATGTTATCTATGCTGCTACCAGATAGACTGGGAACTGTCTCGCATCGTATTTACTTTATGTTTTGTGGCTTTAGATGGCTTGTTAGTTTAAGGAAGAAAAATCTAATTGTGCAATAAAGATCCAATATCcattctttgtcatttttttctacGATTAACTTTCACCACTTCTTTGCTCTCCGTCAAAGTCTGTTTAGGCAAAGGATAGAGAGGGAGCTCGTTGAACCGTCTCGATTGGCTTAGTCTGAACCATTAACAGGAAGAGTCAGCATGTGGTCTGAACTCAGACGAGGTGAAAATGATAAAATCTCTTAACTCGTATCTTTCTAGAAAGAGGATCTGAAAGAACGATGAGCCAAAATGTTCACATGTTGTTGAATCCTATTTGAACTTAGATTGCTTACACGTGGCAGGTACTTTGAAATTAGAATGAAGAATTGCCACAATTACATCATGTAGGGGCAGCAGACTTCAGTGtcacaaaacaaattcatttgaTAAGTAATGTTTCACTCAAACACAAGTTAGTAAGTCAGAGAGGGAAAAACAGCACATAGGAACATTCATTCTAGTGTCTCCAATGCtatcattcattcagaaaagtGCAAAGCCTCCAACATCATCAGTACAGCTAACATCATGTGCAAATAAACTGCTTCAAAATGATAAACAATGCCAATAAATTTAGTTAATATTAGCTAATTAATTagtaatattagttaatataatTGACGTAATTTAGTTTGGGAAATGGACCACGCCAGTGACAAGGGGACAAGGATCTGAAGCATCCTCATACTACAGTGACAGAGCTGCCTATTTGAGCTTGgtgaattattattgttttcttccAAAGCCCTCTACATTGCTGGCCCCTTTACATTATGTACTGAGAAAAGATGTGTGTGTAACCCCTCCCTGCACCTGTCACTCTAAGACAGGgttaatatcaaacaggaaatgaggaccaACTCTAACTCTAGACTCGATGAGGAGACTACTGGTATCTACTCAACTAAATTTTGATTTAGATCTGAAATGTCTaccccaaataacacacaaccgactgaaagtttaaaggagGTATATTATACGAAGATCTTTCAACCACAATTGAACccgaaatacaaaaaaaatatataaaatacaagtaacaaaaacctctgagatcTCAGGTACTGAAAAGCAACTGtcccaaaagttcaaatgaataaaaaaatgaaaaatggaaaaatgggcccaaataaataaaataaaacgagtgcACTCAAAGTCCTACCGCCCTCTTTAACAGTGAACGTCCAATGGTAAGTATcacggtgaagatgaagatgtggatgGAGGTATGGATGACCTCACGTCCAAGGGAAAGTAGCCACTGGGATGGAGATGGGGATGGATGACAGGGTAGGAACCAAGGACTGAGGACCCAGGCgaaggactcaaaaaaaaaaaaaaaaaaacagcctacacaaccatgcaggaaaattatctcatttagtccataataaaaaggtcaactcgaatgtaaataaataaacgtactacttctcagtgtaaatttcacttttcttctactaccattgtccatgaatttttaatatctatcttaactcatagtaaccaaaacatgaattcacataaacatttcaaaataaccctgtttccctccctctcttttttaacATAACTCATATAATTCACAAGAATTAGATTAACTGTACTATtcacaacagtacaaaacaccattttaacTCAACACACTCACTAGCTTAGCTGCATGAATTTTTCGGCCGAGGCCTAACACTGATTACATTAGCCTGCACCAAGTCTACTATCAAGAGTTTCactcacagtaataaaaataacaacacaagattCATACAAATTCAGCACAAAACATAGTCTTCTAACACTAATACATTACTCCAACCTGTTTCGAGTTTATCCCGACTGGTTTTAGAGAGAGTTCAAGGCTAACtaaagttattttcagtgtttagcaCTCTGATAgcaaattagcatgctaatgtaaaCATCGATCGTTACTCACCGGGAAATCAATTGTTTACACAGTTTACGTCGTCCTACTCAAACTCGCAGCTCGCTGATAGTCTCTTCTCGTTTAGTTTCATGACTTCTgagtttttatcatttcaattctaacttttcctcttttttctcttctcacatctACACACGCACCATGCATCGGTCAGTGGACTTGCAAAGATTTGCGCTAAAGTAAGATGCACACACCTGTCAGCTTTTGTCTCACTGAAAACAGCGCTCAACAACTGCCACCTCTGTTAAAGGGGCAGTAACacatatacagtttttttttataggagaagatgtttttactgctccactcttgtgaaaaatagtcatgcatttaattttgagggaaacatttagaacataaatagatcatataaaaatacatttccaaagcaaCTACAATTAACTGGGGTTTAACTAACCCTGGTTACATGTGGATTTGGGAGGAGCTGAATAAAGAGGTACCCACAAATACATTTATGGTCAAAATGCTACTATTTTACTCCTCAGATGGTGTCTCCATGTATACAGTGTTGGTCTGCGTGGCTCAGAAAATATGAATATCATATTGTCTACAGGTCCGGAAAGCAACATATAAATGCAGATGCCCTCAGCAGGCTGCCCCTGCCGGACACATGCCCTCCTGAGGAATAAGACGATTTGGCACTAATGACAGATGGAACGGATGACACACAGATGACCACTGAACAAGTAAGACAGTGGACAGCTAAAGATGCTATACCGTCACAAGTGCCAGTGCCAAAAGGATGGCCTTCTACAGTGGAGCCTGAATTCATGCCTGATTTCACACCATGGGTGGAGCTCAGTGTAAGAGGTGGGTGTGTTCAGTGGGGTGCTCGAGTCATTCCTCCCCAGGGCAGGTAAATGCTGCTGAAGTTGCTGCATCAGTCTCGTCCCGTGATGTCGAGAGTAAAGGGTCTGGCTAGATCAGGGTCGGCAACCCACGTCTCCGGTGGGTtttggtgatcttgtaacatcggtataaaatgtgtttaattttttgtcgctcaaaatatacatcacaactgccgatgtgcaacacccgccggcaggtccagcccgctatttatcgAATGTTTCGACCGCAGGTTagcaaccatggataaatccctgttatgtatgcataaatacaattttgttaactctgtagcagttctttcatttcataaatgcaacacactatagtttttatGTATAGgtctagcatagaggtaaaaacaatatatgcagtgttatcttcattttagatgtcaaaggggttttgtggctcccggTGTTTTCTTTGCTGTTCGAAGCGAGTTCAAAAGGCTCTTTGAGTGCtaaaggttgccgacccctgggcTAGATCATACGTCTGGTGGCCACAGACGGATCAAGATGTAGAAATGGAGGTTCACCGGTGTGAAGGATGTCAATACAACAGAATCTCTCTTGCTACAGCACCCTTGCACCCCTAGGAATGGCTGGACACAACTGCATGTGTATTACCCAGGTCCATTCCTGTGTAAGATGTTTTTGATTCTGACTGATTCACATTCTAAATGGAGGGATGtatatgaatgtgtgaatgtgaatgctGCAATCTTTCATGGAACCACTGAAAAACTCAGGCAAAGTGTCAGTGTTCATGGACTGCCACAGACACTGCTGAGTTAAAATGCTACCTGTTTTATAAGTGCTAACATTGCCCGTGTCTAGAAATCGCATAAAGCATGTGACATCAGCCCCTTTTCATCCTTTATCCAATGGACTGTCTGAAGAGTAGTTAGGACCTTTAAggaaaggatgaagaggatTCGAGGATGATGAGGACAGGAGAGTCTGCAGGCAAAAGTATCCAGATTTCTGTTCAGTTACAGAATTACTCCTACTCTGCCATAGGTTTTTCTCAAGCTGAGATGCTGATGTCATGGAAACACAGATGTGCCTTTGACTCCCTGATTTGAAGGCAAAGGTGGACAAACAACAGTGGaatcaaaaaataatcatgacacacacattaagcTCAGAAGTTTCTCACCTGGAAATGCAGTTTTCACAGGGAACTATGGATATGGTGCCAAATGATCCGAGGAACAGCTGAGACCTCCACAGGTCTGTTGTCATACAGTTCACATGGGAAATGGACAGATTGTGAGAAGGCATGTTGATAAAATCAGGTGAGAACTCAGGAGTTCCTGATTTAGATCCCAATACACCTTAGGTTCTGACCACACCATAGCCTGTGGTGCCAGAATAAGTGGAGCATCTGAAGTTCAAGTGACTGATTCTCCAATCCATGTGGAGGCCTCTCAGAATGACCCACCTCAGGGGAGTGAGTCGTCACCTACACTGCAGAAGTCAACATCATTTTTAAGACGCTCTACTAGAGGGAAGCATCCCAAACCATGACATCATTAGTGGGCATGGGTGCAGCAGCCACTGACAGTgaccatggaaaaaaaaaactatgtgcAGTGGTTCACAGAGGAAACCAGATGTTTGGTGGCCATATGGGCATCAACAGAGTTTCAAATGAAACTCGAGAGCACTACAAGTAAAAGCAAGCTTTATGCTGAACTATTGGAGGAGAGGGCCGGAGAAGATGGCTGGGTTTTCCCGTACACCTGATCAGATTATTAATAAACTCAAAAAACTCAAGGAGGAATGTAGAGACAGCAAAAAAGAGCTGAGGAAAAGTGGAGCTGGATGTCGGGATACAGGCCCGTTGTTCAAACCTCTGGACGGCGTGATGGGTCAGAGACCGCCAAACCAGGTGACAGGGGAGTTGAACTCCACCACCACAGCAATTGAAGATTTTGCGTCACTTGCCACACCTGGGTCCACCACATTTGATGGTCCTAAGTTGatgttaaaaatacagtttagaTAGGTAAACTCATGCCGACCAAACGCTGGATTAATTCATTGTGCCCAAAACTATGATGTCGCTGCGATGTCATGTTGCCTGGCAACTCAACTGTAAGCTCATGTTGACATCTTAACACCTTACAAATGTGCTCCGTCTTCTGtatatcatgtttattttgagaaaCCATAGTCTATAATCCAGCCTGACGGTTTATGTTTTGGTGGCTAAAGTAGTAAACATAGGCTAATATTTTACATGTGAAGTTGCCTCAAAGTCCTTCCATTGTCTTCAGAATTATACAACACCGACACCATCACCACTGAGCTGTCCACCAACAGACATGGTAGGCCTACCACCAGAACTGCTTCTTAGAAGAGAGTCCCTGAACAGAgacaagaaaggaaaagaggaaatcaGTATTATACCATTGATGATGGTGATTGATTGCTTGCTTGCTTGGTTAGTTTATTCATTCCAAAAGTCCAGCTCATAAGTCAAAGACAGAATTATAaagtctgatggctgtgggtACAAAAGATCTATATCAACAGTTTTAGCTTTTTCGACTGTAAATCACCCCTGATTAAATGAACACATATTTCAGGTGCATATTGATTCTTAAACTATTCTAAGCTTAGGCATAGTCAGAATATTATGACGATGTCATCATGGCTGGcatctgtcctctcctcctggCCTCAAACACCAACTGTGAAAACAATTGCTACATTGCTTAAtacctgttttctgttttctatccaggaaaaaggaagagagacgACTGTAGGGATGCTTTCCTTGAATACACATGACAAAAGCAGATGAGAAGGCTGATgcaagagaggagaggatgacgGAGCACGTGGAGCAGAGCACGGCTTCTCTGCTGGGGCTGGTGGGGCTTTGTGTGGCAGTGTTTAGCAAACAACACACAGGCTTGGAGTTTAGACTGATGTGTGTAATGTATATAACCATGTGCAGTCATTTGCAAAAAGTGTATTTTAGAAATTCAAACTCAGTGTAAAGCAGCCAGTGTGCTTATGGTTCAGCATATCTGGTCAACAGACCGACTA harbors:
- the LOC125012447 gene encoding uncharacterized protein LOC125012447 produces the protein MNFPLITAFSLCSLCWFSVSGSEVQTMDVQLGQDVTLTCSNVNQYVTLIIWFRVVDRTSDGFICTTDPSGKIKTTSARFRNETYVTSSSNSSVFLKIKSVNSSDSGLYVCGIIRDGNLLFSRTHLNIHGTDELDGSMDSKCKQSDEMVKLVSVALGGLTVVLVMVIIGLVVQNMKLKKDQEEQNPKQSQKRGSDDLNYAAVTFQKRAKRREPEPNVIYAATR